One window of Leptotrichia sp. oral taxon 498 genomic DNA carries:
- a CDS encoding SDR family oxidoreductase, which yields MAKIAVTGVTGHLGGIVSKLCKKNGIEVRNLARNKEKAEKMGFSDVFKSNYDKSEDTIKSLEGIDVLFMVSGSENPNRVQQHKDFIDAAKMAKVSHIIYLSFYNASKNSVFTLGRDHYATEEYIKENGFKYTFLRDNFYADFFVNLCREYGEIKGPAGNGKVSVVVRSDVSEVVAKILENPEKWENQTLNMTGPEELTMNEIVKIVSEHFGKEIKYTNETVEEAYESRKIWKAEQWEYDSWVSTYTAIAQGEQSGISCDIEKVLGRRATSLSEYLKNL from the coding sequence ATGGCTAAAATAGCAGTAACTGGAGTAACAGGACACTTAGGTGGAATTGTTTCAAAATTATGTAAGAAAAATGGAATAGAAGTTAGAAACTTAGCCAGAAATAAAGAAAAAGCTGAAAAAATGGGATTTTCTGATGTTTTTAAATCAAATTATGATAAATCGGAGGACACTATAAAATCATTGGAAGGAATTGATGTGCTTTTTATGGTGTCAGGTTCGGAAAATCCTAATCGTGTTCAACAGCATAAGGATTTTATTGATGCGGCTAAAATGGCAAAAGTTTCGCACATTATTTATCTTTCGTTTTACAATGCTTCAAAAAATTCTGTATTTACACTAGGAAGAGATCATTATGCGACTGAAGAGTATATTAAAGAAAATGGATTCAAATATACATTTTTGAGGGATAATTTTTATGCGGATTTCTTTGTAAATCTATGTAGAGAATACGGAGAAATAAAAGGACCTGCTGGGAATGGGAAGGTTTCTGTTGTAGTGCGTTCAGATGTTTCAGAAGTTGTTGCAAAAATTTTGGAAAATCCAGAAAAATGGGAAAATCAAACTTTGAATATGACGGGACCTGAGGAATTGACAATGAATGAAATTGTGAAAATTGTGAGTGAACATTTTGGCAAAGAAATTAAGTATACTAATGAAACTGTGGAAGAAGCTTATGAAAGCCGTAAAATCTGGAAAGCTGAACAATGGGAATATGATTCTTGGGTTTCAACTTATACTGCAATTGCTCAAGGTGAACAATCGGGAATTTCTTGTGATATTGAAAAAGTATTGGGACGTAGAGCAACTTCGCTTTCTGAGTATTTGAAGAACTTGTAA
- a CDS encoding response regulator transcription factor, with translation MYNVLIADDNRQIVSIISQYCKKNNFIVSTVFDGESALSEVRNNKFDIVLLDVMMPKKDGFEVCREIRSFSNVPIIMITARGEDYEKIMGLEIGADDYIVKPFSPGEIIARIHAILRRLSPKENQDKKLFKYDNLEIDLDNFAVKIENEKILLTKKEIEIFWTLATNQNKVFTRENLLDLLWGFDYFGDSRTVDTHIKRLRSKIDNYNHPNWNIKTIWGVGYKFEILE, from the coding sequence ATGTATAATGTGTTAATTGCAGATGACAACAGACAGATTGTTTCGATAATTTCACAGTATTGTAAAAAAAATAATTTTATTGTATCAACTGTCTTTGATGGAGAAAGTGCATTAAGTGAAGTTAGAAATAATAAATTTGATATAGTTTTGCTGGATGTCATGATGCCTAAAAAAGATGGTTTTGAAGTCTGTCGTGAAATAAGAAGTTTTTCAAATGTGCCAATTATTATGATTACCGCTCGTGGGGAAGATTATGAAAAAATAATGGGACTGGAAATTGGAGCGGATGATTATATTGTAAAGCCATTTTCACCAGGAGAAATAATCGCTAGAATACATGCAATTTTAAGAAGATTGTCTCCAAAAGAAAATCAGGATAAAAAATTATTCAAATATGACAATTTAGAAATTGACTTGGATAATTTTGCTGTAAAAATTGAAAATGAAAAAATTTTACTTACAAAAAAAGAAATAGAAATCTTTTGGACACTTGCGACAAATCAAAATAAAGTTTTCACAAGAGAAAATTTGCTAGATTTACTGTGGGGATTTGATTATTTCGGTGATAGCAGAACAGTTGACACTCATATTAAAAGACTTCGCTCCAAAATAGATAACTACAATCATCCAAACTGGAATATTAAAACCATTTGGGGAGTTGGATATAAATTTGAAATTTTGGAGTAA
- a CDS encoding YoaK family protein produces the protein MRRELKKIFFIRKKDSTQTFRLAMLLCIVGGFLDAYTFTTRGKVLANAQTGNLVYLALNLAERDYQKVFSYFVPIFVFALGILFSEYLKHVFTKYENFRWQHTAIIIQLIVMFFISFIPPNHLNMLVNVIISFIAALQYQGFKKIHGVNGATTMCTGNLRSSMEFLSQFIMTRDKKSFYNFLVYIGLISFFAIGATLCAVLVHFFKNYALLFCCVLQFIVFLVMFKQKI, from the coding sequence ATGAGAAGAGAACTAAAAAAAATTTTTTTTATAAGAAAAAAAGATTCTACACAAACATTTAGACTCGCTATGCTACTTTGCATTGTTGGGGGATTTTTAGATGCTTACACTTTTACCACAAGAGGAAAAGTTTTGGCAAATGCGCAAACTGGAAATTTAGTTTACCTTGCCTTAAATCTTGCTGAAAGAGATTATCAAAAAGTTTTTTCTTATTTTGTCCCAATTTTTGTTTTTGCACTTGGAATTTTATTTTCAGAATATTTAAAACATGTATTTACAAAATATGAAAATTTCCGCTGGCAACACACTGCCATTATTATTCAATTAATTGTAATGTTTTTTATTTCATTCATTCCGCCAAATCACTTAAATATGTTAGTTAACGTAATAATTTCATTCATTGCGGCACTGCAATATCAAGGTTTTAAAAAAATTCACGGAGTAAACGGTGCAACTACTATGTGTACAGGAAATCTTCGGTCAAGTATGGAATTTTTAAGTCAGTTTATAATGACTAGAGATAAAAAATCTTTTTATAATTTTTTAGTTTACATAGGATTAATTTCCTTTTTTGCAATTGGTGCAACTTTGTGTGCCGTTCTAGTTCATTTTTTTAAAAATTATGCATTGCTTTTCTGCTGTGTTTTGCAATTTATCGTATTTTTAGTGATGTTCAAACAAAAAATTTAG
- a CDS encoding NAD(P)H-dependent flavin oxidoreductase, translating into MEKIEKIEEVEKKEVREKRELKGIKIGKYEIEKPIVQGGMGVGISWDRLAGNVAKNGCLGTISAICTGYYQNMRFVKKQVDGRPVGTKNTYNREALIEIFKNARKICGDKPLACNILHAINDYARVVGDALEAGANIIVTGAGLPLELPKLVKDYPDVEIVPIVSSARALKIICKKWKAAGKMPGAVIVEGPKSGGHQGAKYSELFAPEHQLEAILPPIKEERDKWGDFPIIAAGGIWNNEDIHKMMELGADAVQMGTRFIGTYECDASENFKQNLINANKEDIVIVSSPVGYPGRAVKTNLIKTLEPNTNKIKCISNCVFPCEHGKGANKVGYCIANSLGDAYLGKLQSGLFFTGANGYRLKEIVHVKDLIEELMTGIQTSKNI; encoded by the coding sequence ATGGAAAAAATCGAGAAAATTGAAGAAGTAGAAAAAAAAGAAGTAAGAGAAAAAAGAGAATTAAAAGGAATTAAAATAGGAAAATATGAAATCGAAAAGCCAATTGTTCAAGGTGGAATGGGAGTCGGAATAAGCTGGGACAGACTTGCTGGAAATGTAGCTAAAAACGGCTGTCTTGGAACAATAAGCGCAATTTGTACAGGATATTATCAAAATATGAGATTTGTAAAAAAACAGGTAGATGGAAGACCAGTTGGAACAAAAAATACTTACAACAGGGAAGCTCTTATTGAAATATTTAAAAATGCAAGAAAAATTTGTGGAGATAAACCTCTAGCTTGTAACATCTTACATGCAATCAATGACTATGCAAGAGTTGTAGGCGACGCACTGGAAGCCGGAGCAAATATTATTGTAACGGGAGCAGGACTTCCGCTAGAGCTTCCAAAACTTGTAAAAGATTATCCAGATGTAGAAATAGTGCCGATAGTCTCATCAGCAAGAGCGCTAAAAATAATCTGTAAAAAATGGAAAGCTGCTGGAAAAATGCCAGGAGCAGTAATCGTAGAAGGTCCTAAAAGTGGAGGACACCAAGGAGCTAAATATTCCGAATTATTTGCGCCAGAACATCAATTAGAAGCAATTTTACCACCAATAAAAGAAGAAAGAGACAAATGGGGTGATTTTCCAATAATTGCAGCAGGTGGAATTTGGAACAACGAAGATATTCACAAGATGATGGAATTAGGAGCGGATGCCGTTCAAATGGGTACAAGATTTATAGGTACTTACGAGTGCGATGCAAGTGAAAATTTTAAACAAAATTTAATCAATGCAAATAAAGAAGACATAGTAATTGTAAGCTCTCCTGTTGGTTATCCTGGAAGAGCAGTAAAAACAAATTTGATAAAAACTTTGGAACCTAATACTAACAAGATAAAATGTATAAGTAATTGCGTCTTTCCTTGTGAACATGGAAAAGGTGCAAATAAAGTGGGATATTGTATTGCAAACAGCTTAGGAGATGCCTACTTAGGTAAGCTTCAAAGCGGACTGTTTTTCACAGGAGCAAATGGATATAGATTAAAAGAGATAGTTCACGTCAAAGATTTAATTGAAGAATTGATGACAGGTATTCAAACTTCTAAAAATATTTAA
- a CDS encoding Crp/Fnr family transcriptional regulator encodes MNIKDISQLLVKVPLFNGYSISSVTSFLKETEYQIRTYKKNEIIFFRGDVITNVNILIKGTLVAEMQKFNGDSIVIGHIKINEILAPAFIFGEDNTFPVDLITLEETNLLVIDRNKFFNLIQKNKRLLLNFIDEISNKSQYLSKRIWFNFVNKTIGEKVLSYIKKNSKDNKITFFPSISLLAKKFDVTRPALSREISNLCKKNILKKIDKNTYYVNFEKFPKKNI; translated from the coding sequence ATGAATATTAAAGACATTTCACAATTGCTTGTAAAAGTTCCACTATTTAATGGTTACAGTATTTCATCTGTCACTTCATTTTTAAAAGAAACCGAATATCAAATAAGAACTTATAAAAAAAATGAAATTATATTCTTTCGAGGTGATGTAATTACAAATGTGAATATTTTAATAAAAGGAACTCTTGTTGCTGAAATGCAAAAATTTAATGGTGATTCCATTGTAATTGGTCATATAAAAATAAATGAAATTTTGGCACCAGCATTTATTTTTGGGGAAGATAACACTTTTCCAGTCGATTTGATAACATTGGAAGAAACAAATTTGCTAGTGATTGACCGGAATAAATTTTTTAATCTGATTCAAAAAAATAAAAGGTTACTTTTAAATTTTATTGATGAGATTTCAAATAAAAGTCAATATCTCTCAAAAAGAATTTGGTTTAATTTTGTAAATAAAACGATTGGTGAAAAAGTTTTAAGCTATATTAAAAAAAATTCTAAAGATAATAAAATAACATTTTTTCCGAGCATATCTCTACTTGCGAAAAAATTTGATGTGACACGGCCTGCTCTTTCAAGAGAAATTTCTAATTTATGTAAAAAAAATATATTAAAAAAAATAGATAAAAATACTTATTATGTGAATTTTGAAAAATTTCCTAAAAAAAATATTTGA
- a CDS encoding ABC transporter ATP-binding protein gives MNILEVNDLNVYYGVIHAIKNISFHIKRGEIVSLIGANGAGKTSTLHAISGLIPIKSGEISLNGENTTNTVAHKLVSKGMAHVPEGRRIFTELTVLENLEMGAFIRNDQAEIKKDMEHMFSLFPRLAERKRQLAGTMSGGEQQMLAMARALMSNPSLLLLDEPSMGLAPLLVQEIFEIIKKINKEDNVTILLVEQNANMALSIADRGYVLETGSIILEGTGKELLTNSEIKRAYLGG, from the coding sequence GTGAATATTTTAGAAGTCAATGATTTGAATGTCTATTATGGTGTAATTCATGCCATAAAAAATATTTCATTTCATATAAAAAGAGGAGAAATTGTTTCTTTGATTGGAGCAAATGGAGCTGGAAAAACATCGACATTACATGCAATTTCAGGATTAATTCCAATAAAATCTGGAGAAATTTCACTAAATGGTGAAAACACGACAAATACTGTCGCTCATAAACTTGTAAGCAAAGGTATGGCTCACGTTCCAGAAGGAAGAAGAATTTTTACGGAGCTAACAGTTTTAGAAAATTTGGAAATGGGGGCTTTTATTAGAAATGATCAAGCTGAAATAAAAAAAGATATGGAACATATGTTTTCTTTGTTTCCTCGTCTAGCAGAGCGAAAAAGACAACTTGCAGGAACAATGAGTGGAGGTGAGCAACAGATGCTTGCAATGGCAAGAGCACTTATGTCAAATCCATCGTTACTTTTGCTAGATGAACCATCAATGGGACTTGCACCGCTGTTAGTTCAGGAAATTTTTGAAATAATAAAAAAAATAAACAAAGAGGATAATGTTACTATTTTATTAGTTGAGCAAAATGCAAACATGGCTTTGTCAATTGCCGATAGAGGTTATGTTTTAGAAACTGGAAGTATAATTTTGGAAGGGACTGGAAAAGAACTTTTGACAAATTCAGAAATAAAAAGAGCATATTTAGGAGGCTAA
- a CDS encoding ABC transporter ATP-binding protein yields MSLLKTTDLGISFGGLRAVDNVNIEIKEGELIGLIGPNGAGKTTIFNLLTGVYKPTDGDISINGTSINKKTTPQIVALGIARTFQNIRLFKNLTVLDNVKMALNSSMKYNTFEAILRLPRFWREEKEVTDKALDLLDIFDMAEMANIISGNLSYGQQRKLEIARALATNPKLLLLDEPAAGMNPNETKELMKTISFIRDKFKIAILLIEHDMDLVMGICERLYVLNFGKIIASGLPNEIQSNKEVIAAYLGE; encoded by the coding sequence ATGTCATTACTTAAAACGACTGATTTAGGAATATCTTTTGGTGGTTTAAGAGCTGTAGACAATGTTAATATCGAGATAAAAGAAGGCGAGTTAATAGGGCTGATTGGACCTAATGGAGCTGGAAAAACAACAATATTTAACTTACTTACAGGTGTTTATAAACCGACTGACGGTGATATTTCCATAAATGGAACAAGTATTAATAAAAAAACAACTCCGCAAATAGTTGCATTGGGAATAGCAAGAACATTCCAAAATATTAGATTATTTAAAAATTTGACAGTGCTAGACAATGTAAAAATGGCACTTAATAGCAGTATGAAATATAATACTTTTGAAGCTATACTAAGACTCCCAAGATTTTGGAGGGAAGAAAAAGAAGTTACAGATAAAGCGCTGGATTTATTGGATATTTTTGATATGGCAGAAATGGCTAATATAATTTCAGGAAATTTATCGTATGGACAGCAAAGAAAATTGGAAATAGCTAGAGCGCTAGCTACAAATCCCAAATTGCTTTTACTTGATGAACCTGCTGCGGGAATGAATCCAAATGAAACAAAGGAATTGATGAAAACAATAAGTTTTATCAGGGATAAATTTAAAATTGCAATTTTACTTATTGAGCACGATATGGATTTAGTTATGGGAATTTGTGAAAGACTTTATGTGCTAAATTTTGGAAAAATAATAGCGTCTGGGCTTCCAAATGAAATACAGTCAAACAAAGAAGTTATTGCAGCATATTTGGGAGAATAA
- a CDS encoding branched-chain amino acid ABC transporter permease translates to MENKEKKEVQNKKITLTKNEIENKENIKNKENKKDKEQPKWGNLNYFNKFKLKNYVVTVISIILLYVVLNLTIDPNDIFSYTRGIYITILIFVLFSVSLNISVGIMGQLNLGQAGFIAIGGYSAAYISKILVNYHLPATLHLLIVSLFGGIIAAIFGFLVGASTLRLRGDYLAIITLAFGEIVKYIIQNLDFLGGATGFSGIPQGVITFSNVYFIVVISIIIVVMAMTSRKGKEVMSIREDEIAAENIGIKLNRVKLYGFTFSAFFAGVGGSLFAHNVGILAPDKFGFLFSIEILVMVVLGGLGSITGAVIAAVILTMLSEFLRDFSQFRYLIYSIILIILMIFRPKGIFGTKEFTFHETKQRIKEIRNSKK, encoded by the coding sequence ATGGAAAATAAAGAAAAAAAAGAAGTTCAAAATAAAAAAATTACTTTGACAAAAAATGAAATTGAAAACAAAGAAAATATAAAAAATAAAGAAAATAAAAAAGACAAAGAACAGCCAAAATGGGGTAATTTGAATTATTTTAATAAATTTAAATTGAAAAATTATGTAGTTACAGTTATTTCAATTATCTTACTTTATGTAGTTTTAAATTTAACAATTGACCCAAATGATATTTTTAGCTACACTCGTGGAATTTATATAACTATTTTAATTTTTGTGCTATTTTCTGTAAGTCTTAATATATCTGTTGGAATTATGGGACAGCTTAATTTAGGACAAGCTGGATTTATTGCAATTGGTGGATATTCAGCGGCGTATATTTCAAAAATATTAGTAAATTATCATTTGCCTGCAACATTGCATCTTCTTATAGTTTCACTATTTGGCGGAATTATTGCAGCAATATTTGGATTTTTAGTTGGAGCTAGTACGCTTCGTTTAAGAGGGGATTACCTTGCAATCATTACACTTGCGTTTGGAGAAATTGTAAAATATATCATTCAAAATTTGGATTTTCTTGGAGGAGCGACAGGGTTTAGTGGAATTCCTCAAGGAGTTATAACATTTTCAAATGTGTATTTTATTGTTGTAATTTCAATTATTATAGTTGTTATGGCTATGACTTCAAGAAAAGGTAAGGAAGTTATGTCAATTCGAGAAGATGAAATTGCGGCAGAGAATATTGGTATTAAATTAAATCGTGTAAAACTTTATGGATTTACTTTTTCAGCATTTTTTGCGGGAGTAGGAGGCTCATTATTTGCTCACAATGTTGGGATTTTAGCACCAGATAAATTTGGATTTTTATTTTCAATAGAAATTTTGGTTATGGTTGTTTTAGGTGGACTTGGAAGTATAACTGGAGCAGTTATCGCAGCGGTTATTTTAACTATGTTAAGTGAATTTTTAAGAGATTTTTCACAGTTTAGATATTTAATTTATTCAATAATTCTTATTATTTTAATGATTTTCAGACCAAAAGGAATTTTTGGAACAAAAGAATTCACTTTCCATGAAACGAAACAACGGATTAAAGAAATTAGAAACTCAAAAAAATAA
- a CDS encoding branched-chain amino acid ABC transporter permease: MLKNLIEQTINGLQTGSIYALIALGYTMVYGIVKLINFAHGDILMIGAYLTFIAVSNGMPLIIAILLSIVFCAILGVVIDFFAYRPLRNAPKISALITAIGMSFLLESVALIIFGATPKVIDQKYIPGFLSDNKKLNLGVVQISMLTIFVIVVTIICMVALNLFIKKTKLGKATRAVSQDTGAAQLMGINVNKTIAITFAIGSGLGALGGALYAIVYPQIEPYMGMLPGLKAFIAAVFGGIGSIPGAMVGGYVLGLLEAYVKGSFLTTWANPIVFGILILILIFKPNGLFGKNMKEKV, from the coding sequence ATGTTAAAAAATTTAATTGAACAGACAATCAACGGTCTTCAGACTGGAAGTATTTACGCACTGATTGCTCTGGGATACACAATGGTTTATGGAATTGTAAAACTTATAAACTTTGCGCATGGAGACATACTTATGATAGGAGCATATTTAACTTTTATTGCTGTATCAAATGGTATGCCGCTTATAATTGCAATACTTTTATCAATTGTTTTTTGTGCTATTTTAGGTGTTGTAATTGATTTTTTTGCGTATAGACCGCTTAGAAATGCACCTAAAATTTCAGCGCTTATAACAGCAATCGGAATGAGCTTTTTGCTTGAAAGTGTCGCACTTATCATCTTTGGAGCTACACCAAAAGTAATTGACCAAAAATATATTCCTGGATTTTTGTCAGATAATAAAAAATTAAATTTGGGAGTCGTTCAAATAAGTATGCTTACTATTTTTGTAATAGTTGTCACTATAATTTGCATGGTTGCGCTAAATTTATTTATTAAAAAGACAAAACTTGGAAAAGCAACCAGAGCGGTATCTCAAGATACAGGAGCGGCACAACTTATGGGAATAAATGTAAATAAAACAATCGCTATTACATTTGCAATTGGTTCTGGATTAGGTGCACTTGGTGGAGCACTTTATGCGATTGTTTATCCACAAATTGAGCCATATATGGGGATGCTTCCTGGATTAAAAGCGTTTATTGCGGCTGTATTTGGTGGAATTGGAAGTATTCCTGGAGCTATGGTTGGAGGATATGTATTGGGACTTTTAGAAGCATATGTAAAAGGTTCTTTTCTTACAACTTGGGCAAATCCAATAGTTTTTGGAATTTTAATTTTGATACTTATTTTTAAACCAAATGGATTGTTTGGAAAAAATATGAAAGAAAAAGTTTAA
- a CDS encoding ABC transporter substrate-binding protein: MKKILFLMSMMALFVMSCGSKKVDSNVIKVGVIAPLTGNVAQYGVATVNGFKLKVKEINAAGGINGKKIEIVEADSKGDTQEAVNIFKKMVSQDKIDVLVGEVISKPSLAIAPLAEQAKIPMITATGTAFDITKDKNFVFRTTYTDPYQGQAVAKYAKSKGFNNVTILTNSTSDYSVGLADAFKAQAQKEGIQIKEEKYTADDKDFRAVLTKVKGYNSNMIFVPDYYNTIGLILTQAKELGINSQFMGGDGWDGIQTNFGKVANGAIFASQFASDDSSEIAKKFINSYKTEYKLDPIMFAALGYDTGTILETSLKSVKDLSSKEAIRDAIKNFSGDNLLTGSLKFDENRNPEKKVTFIEVKDGKLTLKEKF; encoded by the coding sequence ATGAAAAAAATATTATTTTTAATGTCAATGATGGCATTGTTTGTAATGAGCTGCGGATCTAAAAAAGTAGATTCAAATGTTATTAAAGTTGGAGTTATTGCACCGCTTACAGGAAATGTCGCTCAATATGGAGTAGCGACAGTGAACGGATTTAAACTAAAAGTTAAAGAAATTAATGCTGCTGGTGGAATTAATGGGAAAAAAATAGAAATTGTTGAAGCTGACAGTAAAGGAGATACGCAAGAAGCTGTAAATATCTTCAAAAAAATGGTTTCTCAAGATAAAATTGATGTTTTGGTAGGAGAAGTTATCTCAAAACCTTCTCTAGCTATTGCACCACTTGCTGAACAAGCTAAAATCCCTATGATAACTGCTACTGGAACAGCTTTTGACATCACAAAAGATAAAAATTTTGTATTCAGAACAACTTATACCGATCCTTATCAAGGGCAGGCTGTTGCAAAATATGCAAAATCAAAAGGATTTAATAATGTAACTATTTTGACTAATTCTACAAGTGACTATTCAGTTGGATTAGCTGACGCATTTAAAGCACAAGCTCAAAAAGAAGGAATTCAAATTAAAGAAGAAAAATATACTGCCGATGACAAAGATTTTAGAGCAGTTTTAACAAAAGTTAAAGGTTACAATTCAAATATGATTTTTGTGCCAGATTACTACAACACAATAGGATTAATTTTAACTCAAGCGAAAGAACTTGGAATAAATTCTCAATTTATGGGAGGAGACGGTTGGGATGGAATCCAGACTAACTTTGGAAAAGTCGCAAATGGAGCTATTTTTGCCAGTCAATTTGCTTCAGATGACAGTTCTGAAATAGCTAAAAAATTTATAAATTCATATAAAACTGAGTATAAACTTGATCCAATTATGTTTGCAGCACTTGGATATGACACAGGTACTATTTTGGAAACTTCACTAAAATCTGTAAAAGATTTATCTTCAAAAGAAGCAATCAGAGACGCAATCAAAAACTTTAGTGGAGATAATTTATTGACAGGTTCGTTGAAATTTGATGAAAATAGAAATCCAGAAAAAAAAGTTACATTTATTGAAGTAAAAGATGGAAAACTTACTTTAAAAGAAAAATTTTAA
- a CDS encoding porin family protein → MKRKFMGLFLVLGIVSFAANAGKVEVKGAYDLGGKYHYDNSSEKAKSTAGEAGAEYRYEVTPGLEVGAGTAYQWHKKVKARNSANENYENYNSVPVYGTAKYTFATPTTVKPYVKGDLGYSANNGNIDDYKAKNGLYYGVGAGVNYNNFNAEVMYKENQGQYKNDNTGDKTDANYKRVSVGVGYNFNLGN, encoded by the coding sequence ATGAAAAGAAAATTTATGGGATTGTTTTTAGTTTTAGGAATAGTTTCATTTGCAGCAAACGCTGGAAAAGTTGAAGTAAAAGGTGCATATGATTTAGGTGGAAAATACCATTATGATAATAGCTCAGAAAAAGCAAAATCTACAGCTGGAGAAGCAGGGGCAGAATACAGATATGAAGTAACTCCAGGATTGGAAGTGGGAGCTGGAACTGCTTATCAATGGCATAAAAAAGTGAAAGCTAGAAATTCAGCCAATGAAAATTACGAAAATTATAATTCGGTGCCAGTTTATGGAACCGCAAAATATACCTTTGCCACTCCGACTACTGTAAAACCATATGTAAAAGGAGATTTGGGATATTCAGCAAATAATGGGAATATTGACGATTATAAAGCTAAAAATGGACTTTATTACGGAGTTGGAGCAGGAGTGAACTACAACAACTTCAACGCAGAAGTTATGTATAAAGAAAACCAAGGTCAATATAAAAATGACAATACTGGGGATAAAACAGATGCAAATTATAAAAGAGTATCTGTAGGTGTAGGTTATAACTTTAACTTGGGAAACTAA
- a CDS encoding outer membrane beta-barrel protein: protein MKKILVLLTLVGSIAMAQGNVYEFRAGWDLYNRAKDSNKEYEIRKDVLQTGPEVSFEYRRELTNNFDLGAGIAYKYNNLTDKKVEVDENKVDVSMKGLHSVPIYATARYNFRNDSDVTPYVKANLGFAVNSGKIDFQRINTPGIDETAQMKFKHGFYYGAGAGLEYNNFVADLSYNVNTLRAKYNYSYNDLLGTKKESSSKETLNHGMLTLSVGYALKN, encoded by the coding sequence ATGAAAAAAATTTTAGTATTATTGACATTAGTTGGATCAATCGCAATGGCTCAAGGAAATGTTTATGAATTTAGAGCAGGTTGGGATTTATATAACAGAGCAAAAGATTCTAACAAAGAATATGAAATCAGAAAGGATGTATTACAAACTGGTCCAGAAGTTTCATTTGAATACAGAAGAGAATTGACAAATAACTTTGATTTAGGAGCTGGAATTGCTTACAAATATAACAATTTAACTGATAAAAAAGTTGAGGTTGATGAAAACAAAGTTGATGTTTCTATGAAAGGTTTACATTCAGTACCTATTTATGCAACTGCAAGATATAACTTCAGAAATGATTCAGATGTTACACCTTATGTAAAAGCTAATTTAGGATTTGCAGTTAACTCTGGAAAAATTGATTTTCAAAGAATTAACACACCTGGAATAGATGAAACTGCTCAAATGAAATTTAAACATGGATTCTATTACGGAGCAGGAGCAGGACTTGAATATAATAACTTCGTTGCTGACTTATCATACAATGTAAATACATTAAGAGCTAAATACAACTATAGCTACAACGATTTATTAGGAACTAAAAAAGAATCATCAAGCAAAGAAACTTTAAATCATGGAATGTTGACATTAAGTGTTGGTTATGCTTTGAAAAACTAG